In Streptomyces sp. NBC_00704, a genomic segment contains:
- a CDS encoding serine/threonine-protein kinase has protein sequence MEKLGPGDPQRIGGYRLLARLGAGGMGRVYLARSDRGRTVAVKLVRRELATREEFRARFRQEVRNAQRVGGFWTAPVLDADTEAAVPWVATGYVAGPSLQQVVSHDHGPLPERSVRILAAGLAHALTNIHAAGIVHRDLKPSNVMVTIEGPRVIDFGVARALESVTGGDGGLTQTGAVIGSPGFMAPEQVRGEAVTPASDVFCLGSVIAYAATGVLPFGARDDGAHALMFRIAEDDPDLTGVPEGIADLVRACLRKDPAARPSLARVLELTGVDDTVSDGRSRDPWLPGALVAQLGRHAVRLLEAEDPEHPGGFGSAANPATPAGGDGPAAGLPAVRPGHPPAGAAAVEQHSGPRGDGYGPDPRRTLVAGPGGIPSQTPPPGSDAFAHPAYGHDQRHPQQAPGGHGPASGPADGWSAAPGIPAPYNPYAAGGPGATAPPYDPYGQAGPEAQEPPRRGGRTTALLALVGLVVAVAAGGSVYALMNGDGDGGGHTTAGASTSALPSTPASGTPSPSASGESSASPSPSASAGAVPAAFLGAWTTAIENETGTNTRRLTITQGEVGDAVLALVADGESYHCEFSATLTRSPGADGPLRIGPSKVVAGRPLSACSPGAASEVTLLADGRLERVNTGTGEKLTYGKG, from the coding sequence CGGGGGCGCACGGTCGCCGTGAAGCTCGTCCGGCGCGAACTGGCCACCCGTGAGGAGTTCCGGGCGCGTTTCCGCCAGGAGGTCCGCAACGCGCAGCGGGTGGGCGGCTTCTGGACGGCCCCCGTCCTCGACGCGGACACCGAGGCCGCCGTGCCCTGGGTGGCCACCGGCTACGTGGCCGGGCCGAGCCTCCAGCAGGTCGTGAGCCACGACCACGGCCCGCTGCCCGAGCGGTCGGTGCGCATCCTCGCCGCCGGCCTCGCCCACGCCCTCACCAACATCCACGCGGCCGGCATCGTCCACCGCGACCTGAAGCCGTCCAACGTGATGGTCACCATCGAGGGGCCCCGGGTCATCGACTTCGGCGTCGCGCGGGCGCTGGAGAGCGTGACCGGCGGCGACGGCGGGCTGACGCAGACCGGCGCGGTCATCGGCTCGCCCGGTTTCATGGCCCCCGAGCAGGTGCGCGGCGAAGCGGTCACCCCGGCCAGCGACGTCTTCTGCCTCGGCTCGGTCATCGCCTACGCCGCCACCGGTGTGCTGCCCTTCGGCGCGCGCGACGACGGGGCGCACGCGCTGATGTTCCGCATCGCCGAGGACGACCCCGACCTCACGGGCGTCCCCGAGGGCATCGCCGACCTGGTCCGCGCCTGTCTGCGCAAGGACCCGGCCGCCCGCCCCTCCCTCGCCCGCGTCCTGGAGCTCACCGGCGTCGACGACACCGTCTCCGACGGCCGCTCGCGCGACCCGTGGCTGCCCGGCGCGCTGGTGGCCCAGCTCGGCCGGCACGCCGTGCGGCTCCTGGAGGCGGAGGATCCCGAGCACCCCGGCGGCTTCGGCAGCGCCGCGAACCCGGCGACCCCGGCCGGCGGCGACGGCCCGGCCGCCGGTCTCCCGGCCGTCCGGCCCGGACACCCGCCCGCGGGCGCGGCGGCCGTCGAGCAGCACTCCGGGCCGCGCGGCGACGGGTACGGGCCGGATCCCCGCCGCACGCTCGTCGCGGGCCCCGGCGGCATCCCGTCGCAGACGCCCCCGCCCGGCTCGGACGCCTTCGCGCACCCGGCGTACGGCCACGATCAGCGGCACCCGCAGCAGGCCCCCGGCGGGCACGGGCCCGCGTCCGGGCCGGCGGACGGCTGGTCCGCCGCCCCAGGCATCCCGGCCCCGTACAACCCCTACGCCGCGGGCGGTCCGGGTGCGACCGCGCCGCCGTACGACCCCTACGGCCAGGCCGGTCCCGAGGCGCAGGAGCCGCCGCGGCGCGGCGGCCGCACCACCGCGCTGCTCGCTCTGGTCGGCCTGGTGGTCGCCGTCGCGGCGGGCGGCTCGGTGTACGCGCTCATGAACGGCGACGGCGACGGCGGAGGGCATACGACGGCCGGCGCCTCCACCTCGGCCCTGCCCTCCACGCCGGCCTCGGGCACGCCGTCGCCGTCCGCGTCCGGGGAGTCCTCCGCCTCCCCGTCCCCGTCCGCCTCGGCCGGTGCGGTGCCGGCGGCGTTCCTCGGCGCCTGGACGACCGCGATCGAGAACGAGACCGGCACCAACACCCGCCGGCTGACCATCACGCAGGGCGAGGTCGGGGACGCGGTGCTCGCCCTCGTCGCCGACGGGGAGTCGTACCACTGCGAGTTCAGCGCCACCCTCACCCGGTCGCCCGGCGCCGACGGCCCGCTGCGGATCGGCCCGTCCAAGGTCGTCGCCGGCCGCCCGCTGTCCGCGTGCAGCCCCGGCGCCGCCTCCGAGGTCACCCTCCTGGCCGACGGCAGACTCGAACGCGTCAACACCGGCACGGGCGAGAAACTCACCTACGGCAAGGGCTGA
- a CDS encoding SLATT domain-containing protein: protein MGIGRDPPLGISRECRVVQQPEMQPEGPPQDGRGEGAAGLRPGDLTGRALPLGDWGEPAERLDELYRWVERGALETAAWYLGDRVWKRRAARVLRAGAAAGAVCGAALPLLDLTRVLGEVAPWGYLSLLLAVSCVAVDRFFGVTSGWMRDVATAQAVHRRLQVLQFDWASESVREVLGPAEGTASEAAERCLGVLRRFSDDVTDLVRTETADWMVEFRAGPTPMGIQAAIASAGRADVGGGGPGRFPSPPGVNARPNMPRQRPPEPR from the coding sequence ATGGGGATCGGTCGGGATCCACCGCTAGGGATCAGTAGGGAGTGCCGGGTGGTTCAGCAGCCGGAGATGCAGCCCGAGGGTCCGCCCCAGGACGGGCGGGGTGAGGGCGCGGCCGGGCTGCGGCCGGGCGACCTGACCGGGCGGGCGCTGCCGCTCGGGGACTGGGGCGAGCCCGCGGAGCGGCTGGACGAGCTGTACCGGTGGGTGGAGCGGGGCGCGCTGGAGACCGCCGCCTGGTACCTCGGCGACCGGGTGTGGAAGAGGCGGGCCGCCCGGGTGCTGCGCGCCGGGGCGGCGGCCGGGGCGGTGTGCGGCGCCGCGCTGCCGCTGCTGGACCTCACCCGGGTGCTGGGCGAGGTGGCCCCGTGGGGCTATCTGTCGCTGCTGCTGGCGGTGTCCTGCGTGGCGGTGGACCGGTTCTTCGGGGTGACGTCCGGCTGGATGCGGGACGTGGCCACCGCGCAGGCCGTGCACCGCAGGCTCCAGGTGCTTCAGTTCGACTGGGCGTCGGAGAGCGTCCGGGAGGTGCTGGGCCCGGCCGAGGGCACCGCGAGCGAGGCCGCCGAGCGGTGTCTGGGGGTGCTGCGGCGGTTCTCGGACGACGTCACGGACCTGGTGCGCACGGAGACGGCCGACTGGATGGTGGAGTTCCGGGCCGGTCCGACTCCCATGGGCATCCAGGCGGCGATCGCGTCGGCCGGCCGGGCGGACGTGGGCGGCGGCGGCCCCGGCCGCTTCCCCTCCCCGCCTGGGGTGAACGCCCGTCCCAACATGCCCCGCCAGCGGCCGCCGGAGCCCCGCTGA
- a CDS encoding YbaB/EbfC family nucleoid-associated protein: MIPGGGQPNMQQLLQQAQKMQQDLARAQEELANTEVDGQAGGGLVSATVTGSGELRALRIDPKAVDPEDTETLADLVVAAVQAANENAQTLQQQKLGPLTQGLGGGSGIPGLPF; encoded by the coding sequence GTGATTCCCGGTGGTGGCCAGCCCAACATGCAGCAGCTGCTCCAGCAGGCCCAGAAGATGCAGCAGGACCTGGCCCGCGCGCAGGAGGAGCTGGCGAACACGGAGGTCGACGGGCAGGCGGGCGGCGGCCTGGTGAGCGCGACCGTGACGGGCTCCGGCGAGCTGCGCGCCCTGCGGATCGACCCGAAGGCCGTGGACCCGGAGGACACCGAGACCCTCGCCGACCTGGTCGTCGCGGCCGTCCAGGCGGCCAACGAGAACGCCCAGACGCTTCAGCAGCAGAAGCTCGGCCCGCTGACCCAGGGCCTGGGCGGCGGCAGCGGCATCCCGGGTCTGCCCTTCTGA
- the recR gene encoding recombination mediator RecR has protein sequence MYEGVVQDLIDELGRLPGVGPKSAQRIAFHILQTEPTDVRRLAHALLEVKAKVRFCATCGNVAQEELCGICRDPRRDPSCICVVEEPKDVVAIERTREFRGKYHVLGGAISPIEGVGPDDLRIRELLARLADGTVTELILATDPNLEGEATATYLARMIKPMGLKVTRLASGLPVGGDLEYADEVTLGRAFEGRRLLDV, from the coding sequence TTGTACGAAGGCGTGGTCCAGGACCTCATCGACGAGCTGGGGCGGCTGCCCGGCGTCGGTCCCAAGAGCGCGCAGCGGATCGCCTTCCACATCCTTCAGACGGAGCCGACGGACGTACGGCGTCTCGCCCACGCCCTCCTGGAGGTCAAGGCGAAGGTCCGCTTCTGCGCGACCTGCGGCAACGTGGCGCAGGAGGAGCTGTGCGGCATTTGCCGCGACCCGCGCCGGGACCCGAGCTGCATCTGCGTCGTGGAGGAGCCCAAGGACGTCGTCGCGATCGAGCGCACCCGTGAGTTCCGCGGCAAGTACCACGTCCTGGGCGGGGCGATCAGCCCCATCGAGGGGGTGGGTCCCGACGATCTGCGGATCCGCGAACTCCTGGCGCGGCTGGCGGACGGCACGGTCACGGAGCTGATCCTGGCCACGGATCCCAACCTGGAGGGCGAGGCCACGGCCACGTACCTCGCCCGCATGATCAAGCCCATGGGCCTGAAGGTCACCCGCCTGGCCAGCGGCCTCCCGGTGGGCGGCGACCTGGAATACGCGGACGAGGTGACCCTCGGCCGCGCCTTCGAGGGGAGACGACTCCTAGATGTCTGA
- a CDS encoding DUF5063 domain-containing protein, whose product MSDATLHATEQNPDDFAVQIADQIESFLVAVTEVAKGDEPGSAVPFLLLEVSQLLLAGGRLGAHEDIVPDERYEPDPGFEPDADVLRENLARLLEPVDIYSEVFDPYEPRKAPVPARISDDLADVIADLRHGMVHYRAGRTTEALWWWQFSYFSNWGSTASATLRALHSVLAHVRLDQPLEELDGLDTDQSALGDETLEFEAGRVMAEEIGGQPGVGGVRS is encoded by the coding sequence ATGTCTGACGCCACGCTGCACGCGACCGAGCAGAACCCGGACGACTTCGCGGTCCAGATCGCGGACCAGATCGAGAGCTTCCTGGTGGCCGTCACCGAGGTGGCGAAGGGCGACGAGCCGGGCTCGGCGGTCCCCTTCCTGCTGCTGGAGGTCTCCCAGCTGCTCCTGGCCGGCGGCCGGCTCGGCGCCCACGAGGACATCGTCCCCGACGAGCGCTACGAGCCCGACCCCGGCTTCGAGCCGGACGCGGACGTACTGCGCGAGAACCTGGCCCGCCTTCTGGAGCCGGTCGACATCTACTCCGAGGTCTTCGATCCCTACGAGCCCCGCAAGGCGCCCGTGCCGGCCCGGATCTCCGACGACCTCGCGGACGTCATCGCCGACCTGCGCCACGGCATGGTCCACTACCGGGCCGGCCGCACCACCGAGGCCCTGTGGTGGTGGCAGTTCTCCTACTTCTCCAACTGGGGCTCCACGGCGTCGGCGACCCTGCGCGCCCTGCACTCGGTGCTCGCCCACGTCCGGCTGGACCAGCCCCTGGAGGAGCTGGACGGTCTCGACACCGACCAGTCGGCCCTGGGCGACGAGACGCTGGAGTTCGAGGCGGGCCGGGTGATGGCCGAGGAGATCGGCGGACAGCCGGGCGTCGGCGGCGTCAGGAGCTGA
- a CDS encoding SgcJ/EcaC family oxidoreductase: MTRTTRIRAALVTAAVVVTAATVSAGVSAAGPEKAPKPGKKQIAALFDGWNAALRTHDPDVVADRYAKDAVLLPTLSDEVRADRAGIVDYMEHFLQNKPVGEKIETHINVLDSDSALDSGVYRFTLTDPVTGKKRVVEARYTYEYEKRGGKWLIVNHHSSAMPES; the protein is encoded by the coding sequence ATGACCCGCACGACCCGCATACGCGCCGCCCTCGTCACCGCCGCCGTCGTCGTCACCGCGGCGACGGTGTCGGCCGGAGTCAGCGCGGCCGGCCCCGAGAAGGCGCCGAAGCCCGGCAAGAAGCAGATCGCCGCCCTGTTCGACGGCTGGAACGCCGCGCTGCGGACCCACGACCCGGACGTCGTGGCCGACCGCTACGCCAAGGACGCGGTGCTGCTGCCGACCCTCTCCGACGAGGTGCGCGCCGACCGCGCCGGCATCGTGGACTACATGGAGCACTTCCTCCAGAACAAGCCGGTCGGCGAGAAGATCGAGACGCACATCAACGTCCTCGACAGCGACTCCGCCCTCGACAGCGGCGTGTACCGGTTCACGCTCACCGACCCGGTCACCGGAAAGAAGAGAGTCGTCGAGGCCCGCTACACCTACGAGTACGAGAAGCGCGGCGGCAAGTGGCTGATCGTCAACCACCACTCCTCGGCGATGCCCGAGAGCTGA
- a CDS encoding sensor histidine kinase codes for MNRQLIRSYILIVAVAILLFTVPVAFTLTKQLRDDTELSVLREADTMALLLGNGDRISCEALTEVARAYGDKTPGDVQVTPTRTCAPGLPRPAEDAALTRAVRDGSPSTDWGSDFIWGSRLTVTVPARGDAAVRIVYSTSDMTRRLWQIWGFRAGLAVLVLAAAGAIGGYAARRITAPLRALNAMASRFGDGDLTARSPVTGPPETRTLARTLNQGAERLDTLVDSQRVFVADASHQLRTPLTALRLSLDNIADGVDDESVREDVEQATAEVVRMSRLVNGLLVLARAEAKVTAAEPLPLAEIVAERLTVWRPAADERGVTIALGGSGVGGRPSVLAGPGHLDQVLDNVLSNALEVSPDGGTITVRVESGAGEAVLSVADEGPGMPDADKARAFDRFWRGQGLTGRSGSGLGLAVVRQLVTDDGGTVVLADAPGGGLCVRITLRTAPPAG; via the coding sequence ATGAACCGTCAGCTCATCCGCAGCTACATCCTGATCGTCGCCGTCGCCATCCTGCTGTTCACCGTGCCGGTGGCCTTCACCCTCACCAAGCAGCTGCGCGACGACACCGAGCTGTCCGTCCTGCGCGAGGCCGACACCATGGCGCTGCTGCTGGGCAACGGCGACCGCATCTCCTGCGAGGCCCTGACCGAGGTCGCCCGGGCCTACGGCGACAAGACCCCCGGCGACGTCCAGGTCACCCCCACCCGCACCTGCGCCCCCGGCCTGCCCCGGCCCGCCGAGGACGCGGCGCTGACCCGGGCCGTGCGGGACGGCTCCCCCAGCACGGACTGGGGTTCGGACTTCATCTGGGGCAGCAGGCTGACGGTCACGGTGCCCGCGCGCGGGGACGCGGCCGTCCGGATCGTCTACTCGACCTCGGACATGACCCGGCGGCTGTGGCAGATCTGGGGCTTCCGGGCCGGGCTCGCCGTCCTCGTCCTGGCGGCGGCCGGCGCGATCGGCGGGTACGCCGCCCGCCGGATCACCGCGCCGCTGCGCGCGCTCAACGCGATGGCGAGCCGGTTCGGCGACGGGGACCTGACCGCCCGTTCCCCGGTCACGGGCCCGCCGGAGACGCGGACCCTGGCGCGCACCCTCAACCAGGGCGCGGAGCGCCTGGACACCCTGGTCGACTCGCAGCGCGTCTTCGTGGCCGACGCCTCGCACCAACTGCGCACCCCGCTCACGGCGTTGCGGCTGTCGCTGGACAACATCGCGGACGGCGTGGACGACGAGTCGGTCCGCGAGGACGTGGAGCAGGCGACTGCGGAGGTCGTCCGCATGAGCCGGCTGGTGAACGGACTGCTGGTGCTGGCGCGGGCCGAGGCGAAGGTGACGGCCGCGGAGCCGCTGCCGCTGGCGGAGATCGTGGCCGAACGGCTCACGGTGTGGAGACCGGCCGCCGACGAGCGCGGAGTCACCATCGCGCTCGGGGGGAGTGGTGTCGGCGGCCGGCCGTCTGTGCTGGCCGGCCCCGGTCATCTGGACCAGGTGCTGGACAACGTGCTCTCGAACGCCCTGGAGGTGTCGCCGGACGGCGGGACGATCACCGTCCGCGTGGAGTCGGGGGCGGGGGAGGCGGTCCTGTCCGTGGCGGACGAGGGACCGGGCATGCCGGACGCGGACAAGGCCCGCGCCTTCGACCGCTTCTGGCGCGGCCAGGGCCTGACCGGGCGCTCGGGCTCCGGGCTCGGCCTCGCCGTCGTCAGACAGCTGGTGACCGACGACGGCGGGACGGTGGTCCTGGCGGACGCCCCCGGCGGCGGGCTGTGCGTGCGCATCACGCTGCGGACCGCGCCGCCTGCGGGCTGA
- a CDS encoding response regulator transcription factor, with translation MHVLLVEDDEPVAESLRRGLQRYGFAVDWVTTGAAALAHPGPCDVVLLDLGLPDTDGLDVCKALRDRGSVPIIVISARSDETDRVVGLELGADDYVSKPFGVREVIARIRAVLRRVQPRPAGADAGPDRYGPRLTVDRKAARVHVDGAEVALAPKEYDLLSFLTEEPGALMSREQIMEAVWDANWFGPTKTLDVHVAALRRKLAGVVVIEAVRGVGFRLEIVKDAGPGPDDAGPS, from the coding sequence GTGCACGTACTCCTGGTGGAAGACGACGAACCGGTCGCCGAGTCGCTCCGGCGCGGTCTGCAGCGCTACGGCTTCGCCGTCGACTGGGTCACCACGGGCGCCGCCGCCCTCGCCCACCCCGGCCCCTGCGACGTCGTCCTGCTCGACCTCGGCCTGCCCGACACCGACGGCCTCGACGTCTGCAAGGCCCTGCGCGACCGGGGCAGCGTGCCGATCATCGTGATCAGCGCCCGCAGCGACGAGACGGACCGCGTGGTCGGCCTGGAGCTGGGCGCCGACGACTACGTGTCCAAGCCGTTCGGGGTGCGCGAGGTCATCGCCCGCATACGGGCGGTGCTGCGGCGCGTGCAGCCGCGCCCCGCGGGGGCCGACGCCGGCCCGGACCGCTACGGGCCCCGGCTGACCGTCGACCGCAAGGCGGCCCGCGTCCACGTGGACGGCGCCGAGGTCGCGCTCGCGCCGAAGGAGTACGACCTGCTCTCCTTCCTCACCGAGGAACCGGGCGCGCTGATGTCGCGCGAACAGATCATGGAAGCGGTCTGGGACGCCAACTGGTTCGGGCCGACGAAGACCCTCGACGTCCATGTGGCCGCCCTGCGGCGCAAGCTGGCCGGGGTCGTCGTCATCGAGGCGGTGCGCGGCGTCGGCTTCCGCCTGGAGATCGTCAAGGACGCCGGTCCCGGGCCCGACGACGCCGGCCCCTCATGA